The Gopherus evgoodei ecotype Sinaloan lineage chromosome 8, rGopEvg1_v1.p, whole genome shotgun sequence genome segment CTTTGAAATTGACCAGTTCTGCTTCCAGACTGATGACCCAGAGtttataatgtatttttaaaaatctttcaaagTAGGGAAGGAATTAAAAAGCCTAGGATATTATGTCACTACCTGCCCCTGCACAGTCCTATGGGTTTCAATGGGAATGGCTGTGTGAGTAAACACTCCTATGTGTGTATGTTTCCAGTCAAAGGGCCttagtttttaaatcaaagccTAAAGCTCTCCACAGTGACAGATGTCTATATAAATGAGATGAAAGgataaaaagaaaacacattttaaatgagaaaacaTTGAAATCCACAAAAGCTTGGAAATTCAGTTACCTCCATTTGTCTTTCTTTTCAGCTAACCTATCCAAATAAAACCCCAGTCCTccatatttcaaaagaaaatggtgAGGCTAACATAATGCTTGCAGAACATCACTCCATGCTCACTGTACTGATGTTATTCCCTTTCCCTCCATCCTCTGTCTGTTTGTCCATTTATATTGTAAGctggttggggcagggactgtctctcgccaTGTttctgcacagcacctagcagaatAGGGGCCGTATCTTGGTTGGGGCCTTTAGGTTCTaccattatataaataataattaaggcTGACAAGTAAAAACACAAGTGTGTATCAATGTCATAAGAGTCTGAGCAAGAGTTTTAACCTTACCACTGAGTTCACTTGTTTTTAGCTTAGATGTGAAGTTTTACTTATATATAATACACTCAATAACTGTTTAGATGAGCAGTACACATATAAATGTATTTGAAAGAAAACTGAATATGTATTTACTCGATAATGTATTAGGTATAatcattgggcctgatcctgtgcctCCCAAATTGGTTGATTAAATATTTGCCGGATCAGGCCATTGAACTAGGATAGTTTTGGGGGGTGTATCTCAGAAAGCAGACTGGGACACTGagcttgcaaacacttatgcatgtgaataACCTTAAAGTTACATGAGTGAGCATTTGCAGGcccagagggcctgatccaaagcccactgaagtcagtggaaagattccatgGGGTTTTGGATCAAATTTATATTTAGCAAATCAAGTAAATAGGGCAAAATTGTGCCCCTAAACATGACCATGCAACTTCCACTAACATCAGTGGACTGCAGCTGATACAAGAAAGTGTGATGTCTTCAGAACGGTTGTGGTTTGTCTGTCACGGAGTATTTCATATCTGACAAGATTTGCAACATGGGGCATTTGGGGGGAGAAACAGAGACGTTAAACTGGGAGCGGTCTTTGGGAGATAGAATGGCAAAATAAGCCTGGACTCTTTCTCCTAAAATAGAGGCAATGTAGGTATGCAAATTTCAGTTTTTGGGTCAATGGCAGCTCTCAAGCTTTGCAAGTCAGTTTGATTTATGCTCAAACCAGAATGAGCAGGTGGAGAATTGGCATTCacaggggcaggggactggacagcGCATAAGTGAGGTACAGAAATGAGAGTATGGTGGCCAAGTTTAGGCCTTTCAGTTGCTTCCTCTGCCAACCAGAATAGTGGCTTAATCTGGCCTGCTTAAAACCTGCACTAAGAAGAAACTGATAGCAGACAGGCCAGTCACCGACCTAGAAATATGTCTGAAGGTTCTAAGATAACAATATATATTGCAAGCAGAGTCTCAGTAGCTCCTGATGTCAGCTGAGCAGATTCTTCACTGGCTTCCCCACCTGCAGTGCCTGCTCCTCTCAGCTTATTGGATCATGAGTAACAAGCCGCCTGGCTTCCTGGCTTTCTCCCAGCCTTCATGTTCACCCCCACAGGGCTCAGCCCTGAACTGCACAAGCTGAACTGCTTCAGACAGGAAGAGTTGTGAAGCCCCAAAAGTAACTCCAATCAAAATCCTTTGTTGTGAAAACGTTTTGTTGAAGTGTGAAAATGTTTTGACCGCTCTCCAAGCCAgctgcaaaacaaataaatacataaagttcacaaaaagttttgaaaactgtttgcaaaaaaaaattctgttgggattttgaaaaatgtcttctgcttctccttttaatttttgttatatttaataaattatgGAGAAAGCCCTGTTCAATCTTCCGAATTACTTACTGGACAAATTTCATTTAGAAGAACACCTCCGTTTTTCACAACCTATCCACAAAGCATCCTGTGTTatctatcacttaaaatctttaaatcaagaaaggatgattgtttttctaaaagatatgcttcaGTTCAACCATAGTTACTGTGTTCAATGCAAGAATCCGGAGATGAAATTCTACACCTGCATTGTGTCTGATGTCAATGCAGGAATCgaggtgaaattctatggtctgcgTTATGCCTGATGTCATCTTAGATAatcacagcattttaaaaaatttatgaATGAATTCCTTAGGGGCACCAGCGACCTCAATGGGTATTCTGTGCATGCAAGATTGGACCCTtggttattttaaattttttgttacGCTAGTGATCTCTCATATTTTCCCACTCAAATTCAAAAGCAGCAAAAGAGATTTTGTGATATTAAACAAAATCCTCTCTGCATGAGAATCTGATTTCCATgttcttgatattttttttaagctcAGGGGAGTCTGTTTGAGTCTTGGAATTGGGCTTTGTAACAGGAAcgctgaggttatgtctacactgcgttGTAAATCTAGGTCTGTGGGACCTGCACTTGGTGTTTCCACACTCATGCTCAtgcttgagtgtccacactgcattgtaaacctgggtttgcAATTGCTGGACCTCGGCCTCACAGCTGTGCTGCCAGTACATGCATTCTGCAAGGTCTGGagcttgagctgtgtccacagTGCAAAATGACAAGGCTTGGACCTGAGTCCCAGCAGGAATCGGGCTCTggcccacccccccagcagggtCCTAGAAGGACCCAGCTCCTGAGTGCTTGCTGTTCCAAGCCAGACTGATTTGCACGTGGATGGGAAAGGGCCGTGGGCTTAAACCTGAGTCAGACTCCAGGCTTAATGTGCAGCATAAACATACCCTGAGAGATCTTTAATGATAGGCTAGCAGTGCAAATAGCCCTGCTATTGCTATTATTTGGGTCATGGTTTTGCCTGGATGCCCCACCTAGCATTGGGGACCTGTGTTCAGGGTGCTGTACAAATCCAGAGTAAGAACCAATCCCTGTCATTAAGATGGTACAACTGCATTTGAATGCTCAGTTAGGGTGCTCTTTGAAAGTGGAAGAATGGTGTCATGGCTTAGGTGCTTGACTGGGATTGTGGAGATGTGGGgtttagtcctggctctgccagaaaCTCCCATTGTGACCTTAGGCAGGTCACTTTGATCTCTCTGAGCTTCTCttttccatctgtacaatggggatgagAGTGCTTCTGACCTCCCAGGGCAATCAGGAGGGTAAATTCATTCATGCTTGTGAAGTGCTTAGATGCTACAGGGAGGGAGGCCCAATAAGTGCCCAGATAACTAGATTCCCCCTAAGGACCTGAAAGTTGCAAAATTAAATTTTTACTTAATGATGGTGATGCTTGCTCTCATGCACAGGGTTGGGTCGGGAAGGACATTTCCCCCCCCACGGTGCATTGGCAAACACCTTGgctttttcgccttcctctggaGCATTGAGCATCTGTTAGGATCAGGTGGGCGTATCCCACACGATCAATTTCCTGTgtatgcaggggaggagggaatctgGGGTGGGAAATGATGGACCGGAAAGGGACTATTGTGCATTTCAACTATGCAGCTCCTGGTAATGTGACTGAGATGTGTCTGTTTGCTTATACGTGGCTGATTTGGTTTGAAGGGGCCAGTAGCTTGAATCTGTCGCAGCGATGACTGCGGTTGCTTAGAAGTGTTTCCAGTTGCAAAGCCCATGGAATGGATTTTTCTCGCAACACATCATGTGTCAGTGTTTTCTTTTCCCCAGCCAGCATTTCATTACCTAGCATTTGGGATTTCTGTCTTCTCTGATCTTGAGGGTGGATTTATCAGGAGGCAGCCACATTTTACTAGTATGTTGCAACAATATTGTAAGTGAGATTCAGAGCACATGGTCTATTATCCATTTGCTATAGCTGAACTCCTCACTCCAGGAGTCCATGTGCATGTTAACAACCAAAACACCCACAGTGCAGTGGGCACATGGCTAGAGCCAAAGCATCCCAAGTATTGGGTGATGATGGAACACTGGGCAGTCTAAACAACTGACCACAGGCAGGTGCATATTGGTCAGTGACTTATTCCCACCATGATGCAGTAATCAGACAAGGGATTTCAAGAGATTAGCGTGTGGTCATGTGTCTGTACAAGGTCATGAGATCTGTCATTCAGTGTCACCCCCATAGATATTATACATACATTTGTCCTTGGTGCTGTGCTTTTCCAGGCACATCTCTCATCTTTAGAGTGGTTTTTGCCATGGCAACCCTTCCAGAGGCTCATGAGGTCTCCTGCTAGGCCCCTTCAATAATGATTTATGGAAAGcaaaatatgtaataataataatacactcTGTGGGTACTATTTGGGTAGAAGTTGCACTGTCCAATAGTTGGAATGAATGCCTGCTTGTACATGCTTCCACTGGTCCAGGGAAATGGGATGCTGAGACTGCACTCCAGCCTGGATCTTATGCATGGCAGGACCCACTGATAAATCTTTCCCCTCCATGCATGCAACCCCCCACCAATGGCAGTAGGTGTTATGTTCACACATTGAAAGGAGAACACACTGTCAATATTGCTATCTATCTGGTCTTCCGAGATGTTACCTGTTTTAGGTTAACACACTCAGTCTAAAACTGGCCATCGGGTAAAACTAGCCATTTTAAATGGAGTCGCTGCTGGCCAGGCTAAATTAACAGCAGTATGTTATTGTTGTTTTCCCTCCTACAAAAGTAAATCAAAATAGAATCAGGTTGAGGGTATCTACAGGACAGGAAAAGCATGGTCAGCGACCGCGTCATTGTAAGGTGCTCCAGCTGCTTTGCCAATGCTCCACAATGCTGACCTGATGAGAAAGCTTCTAAAACTGGTAGGGCAGTTCCAGGATGATTTGGTTCCTGGTCTCCATTCAGAATTCCAACAGAGGCActcatttttgtttggttttggtgttggattttctttttgtgggggagggaggctggttTTGTAATGTGGCTACCTGTTCCCAAGGAATTGATCTGAGTACCAGCAACTCATTTCACGTATGGACACGTAACAGCTTTAAGCTCCCTACCAGCTTTGGGTTTGTATCAAAattttcagctcccattggcttgaacGGAAGTTGTGGCAATTCTAAAAAAACAGACCACTTCTGTTGAGATGCCTACCTAGGGaagtaggtgcctaaagttagtcaGTCACATTGGGAAATTTTGACCATTAAGTGAAATGATAAATAATCTGTTTAATGGCTCCCCTAATCATGCACTATTGTAATTTCAGGTCCTCATACAAAAGTGGTCCGCCGTATTTTTACCAATAGCCGGGAAAGGTGGAGACAACAGAATGTCAACGGTGCATTCGCAGAGCTTCGTAAACTCATTCCAACCCACCCACCTGATAAAAAACTGAGCAAGAATGAAATTTTACGTCTGGCTATGAAATACATCAACTTCCTGGCCAAACTGCTTAATGACCAGGAAGAAGAAGGAAACCAGAGGGGCAAAGTGACCAAAGACACTGGGATAGTCCAAGAGGATCTCCTGCAGGACATGTTGTCTCCAAATTCTAGCTGTGGAAGCTCTTTAGATggagcagggagcccagacagcTTCACAGAAGAACATGAAACATTAGATTCAAAGCATACGAGGAGTCTTCATCACTCCATTCTTCCTGTAGAAGGCAATGCCCAGCGATGACGACCTTACAGATCCCTCCTAAAACACAGAGGGGAAAAGTAAACCTTAAGTCTCTGGGTCTTGGAATTACACTGTATTTTCCCAACTCTACATCTCCAGAAAGAATATTTCTAAAGGTCACAATCCCTGAACTAAAAGGATAGCGAGTTGATGGAGAACAAGACCAAATCAAGTGGACATTCAACATTTAGGTACTTGATCGGACAGAGACGAAAGTCATCTTATTGTACATATTGTTCATGGATGTAATACTGGATGTGGGGAGGGAACATTGCTGACGCCTCTTCAATATCGAATGATTTGATGATGGTCTCTTGAAACAGAATAATCATGGCTCAGAAACAGGCAGCAACTCCCTCTTTCACTGTCAATGGAAGCTACATGTCCCTTTCATTTGCATGTGGCGCTTGGAAATTACCAAAATCTCTAACAATTCTGCAGCATCTCTCCAAACTATTCTAATGACGTATATTCAACTTGTCGGTGTGGAAGCTAGGACAATGCCTTCTTGTTGTCCAAGAGCTTTTGACTTTACCTTTTTAAAACGCTGAAAAATGCCTCCCACTAAAGAACTATTACAAGGAATGAgacttattttttttcaaaaaccccCCAAACCTTAGCCTAACTTTGGATTGTTTGAGGTGTTGTATTTATGATGTGGAATTACTTCTGTTTAATAACCGTCGTGCAGTATCCACTGAAAGAAAAGGTACATAGatgtttccttctctctcccctcccaactATTGCTTAacggctgaaatcctggccctgttgaagtctatgggaatctcatcattggcttcagtggggacaTGACGTCACCCAAGGACGACACATTTCAGTATGGGTGAGCAGGAATTTTCCTTGCAATTGTCATCCTGgtattttagtttaaaacaaaGGCAGGAGTGGAAtaa includes the following:
- the TAL1 gene encoding T-cell acute lymphocytic leukemia protein 1 isoform X3; this encodes MKSKCGFFGEPDSFSMYNNNRMKRRPSPYEVEISDGPHTKVVRRIFTNSRERWRQQNVNGAFAELRKLIPTHPPDKKLSKNEILRLAMKYINFLAKLLNDQEEEGNQRGKVTKDTGIVQEDLLQDMLSPNSSCGSSLDGAGSPDSFTEEHETLDSKHTRSLHHSILPVEGNAQR